The DNA sequence CCTTAGTGGGGTTTTAATCAATGTGCTCTGTGTTAAACTTAAGGGCCATAGCCGAGCACATTTTTTTATGCTACTGAACCTGGAATGTCAAAAACGGGAACCTGGAACCAAGCCTAGAGCGCTACGACGGGCTGGTAAAGTTCCTGCTGTTTTGTATGGGCATAAAGGGGCAGAGTCAATTTCCTTAACCCTGAGCACCAAAGTAGCAGAAACCTTAGTTGAAAAAGCTACTCTAAACAACACATTGGTGCAACTGAGCATCCCCAGCTTGGGATGGAATGGTAAGACCTTGTTGAGAGAAATCCAGACCCATGCTTGGAAGCCCTCAATTTATCACCTCAGCTTCTTTGCGATCGAGTCTCAGTCCAGCATCCACGTTGAGGTTCCTATCCATCCGATGGGTGATGCACCAGGCGTCAAGCTAGAGCAAGGTTCTCTAGATACGGTTTTGACATCAGTTCAGATTCAATGCCCTCCTGGCAGTATTCCTGACTTTATTGAAGTTGATATTTCCGACCTCCATGTAGGCGATATGGTCCATATCAAAGATCTCAAACTGCCAGAAGGAGCGGCTACTCTAGAAGATCCAGAGCAGGTAGTGATGATCGTCATTGGACCTAGAACTAGCGCCGCTGCATCTGGAGAAGAAGCAGAAGCAACTGCTGGAGATACTTCAGCCACATAAGTTTGAAATGAAATTGCGAACCAAATAGAGCTACAACAGCCAGGTTTAACCCTGGCTTTTTTGTGGGATAGGTTGTTTTGGACTGAATTTACTGGATATTAGAAGGTATGACAGACACTTCTCTTCCTCCCTTTATTCAACAGATGCTGGAGCCAGGATTTTATCCGCATCCTGTCGTAGAGCCGATCCAGCTGATTCAGACTCATGTTTCCTATGTGCTGCTGACGGGTGACTATGCCTATAAAGCCAAAAAACCCGTCAACTTTGGCTTTTTAGACTTCGATACCCTAGAAAAACGCCGCCATTTCTGCGAAGAAGAAATCCGCCTCAATCAACGGGGTGCGGCTGAACTGTATCTAGAGATTCTGCCATTGACCCAAGATGGCGATCGCTACCAACTAGGCGGCTCCGGCGATCCGGTTGAGTACGTGATTAAGATGCGGCAGTTTCCCCAAGAAACGCTATTCACTAATTTGTTCGATCGGGGCGAACTAACGGCTGCGCGTTTGGTGGAGTTAGCCCAAGAACTAGCAAACTTTCACGCTAAGGCAACCAGCAGCGACTATATTCGGAGTTTTGGTGAGGTAGACCAAATCCGAGTGGCGATCGATGAAAACTACGACCAAACCCTGAAGTATGTGGGTGGGCCACAAACTCAGCAGCAACTGGACGAAACCCGAAACTACACCGATCGCTTGTTTGCCGAGCACAAAGCTTTATTCGATCGCCGTATTCGCAACGGTTGGATTCGGGAATGTCACGGTGATGTGCATCTGCGCAATATTTGCTTGTGGCAAGACAAAATTTTGCTGTTTGACTGCATTGAGTTCAACGAGCCGTTCCGCTTTGTTGATGTTATGTTCGATGTGGCTTACATCGTCATGGATCTGGATGCCCGCGATCGCTCAGACTTGAGCAACGTTTTCTTGAACGCCTACGTGGAGCAAACTGGCGATTGGGAAGGACTACAAGTTCTACCTTTCTATCTCAGTCGGCAATCTTATGTCCGCGCTAAAGTAACTTCATTCTTGCTGGACGACCCGACTGTACCTGAAGCTGAGAAGCAAGCTGCCAAAGAGACCGCAGAGCGCTACTACCGCTTGGCGTGGCAATATACCCAACCGCAGCAGGGACAATTGATTTTGATGTCTGGGCTGTCTGGAGCAGGCAAGAGTACTACGGCTCGGCAGTTGGCAGGTGAGATCGGTGGCATTCATATTCGCTCCGATGCGGTGCGGAAACATTTAGGCGGCATTCCACTCCATCAGCGAGGGAGTGCGGATCTTTATACGCCGGAGATGACCCAGAAAACTTATGATCGCCTGCTCAAACTCGGCACGACCTTAGCATCAGCAGGCTTCCCGGTCATTTTGGATGCTAAATACGATCGCCAAGTGTTACGGGCCGAGGCGATCGCTCAGGCTCAAGCCCATCAATTGCCGCTGAAGATTCTCTATTGCACCGCTCCAGAAGATGTATTGCGCGATCGCTTGCAGCAACGCACTAATGACATTGCCGATGCCACAGCGGATTTGCTGGCTCAACAGCAGATGGAGTCATTTACGGCGGATGAGCAAGCTTTTGTGATGACCTTGGACACGACCCAAGATTTGACATCTCAACTTAAACAGACTCTGCAATAACCGTAGAGGCAGGAGAAAAAGGCGGTGGCTATGGCTTCTAGGTTTTCAGGCGGATTTGCAGTCGGGCTGAAGTGGTCTTTATTCTTTCTGCTCTGCTTTTTCATCCTGGGTTACTCCGCTGTCTTTAGTATCCTCCTTGCCTCTATGGGGGGATTTGCAACTAGTTTGATTACAGATTGGTGGAATGCTAAAGGGGAGCCCTCCCCTCCCACCACCTCGGATGCAGTGGAGAATCGAGAGAGTCAGCCTAAGGCGGAACGAATCCTAACCCGCGCTAAAAAATGGCAACGAGTCACGGGCAATCGTCGCAGGCGTCTCCCCAGATTAAAGTGGCCGTTTGGCAAAAGGTAAAATCGACTTTATGACTAACTCCCCCAATAAAGTGCAGCGATGGTTGGCCTTGGGTTTGCCGTTTCCGTTGATTGTGCTCAACGCTTGGGTTGCTCTTCGAGTCTTCGATTATTTTGAGCCACTGGTCACGGTCTTTGGCCTCGCTGTTTTGTTAGCTTTCGTCTTAAACTATCCCGTGCGTTTTTTGCACCAAGGCGGTATGCAGCGCAATCGAGCCGTGGTCTTAACGTTCTTGGTAGCGCTCATCGTTTTGATTGGCGTAGGAGTAACACTCATTCCCATCTTGCTGGAGCAACTCAGCGAAGTGCTCAGAGTTTTGCCCAGTTGGATTGATTCAGGCAGTACGAAACTGGAGCGCTTGAACCAATGGCTAGAAGCTCGCAACTTACCCATCGACTTTAGTCATTTGACGACTCAGTTAACCGATCGCTTCCCCGATGAAGTCCAAGCCCTCGCCGAAGAATTACTCACCTTAGCTTTGGATGCCGTCAACAGTGTTTCTGATGTGCTGCTGACAACTGTGTTGACGTTTTATCTGTTGCTGGACGGCGATCGCCTCTGGAACGGGCTGTTCCGTCGCTTGCCCAGTCGCTTTGGGGTGCCAATTCAGCGATCGCTCCAACAAAACTTTCAAAACTATTTTCTGGGTCAAGTTACTCTCGCAGCCCTTGTCGGTACTGCCATGACCTTGGCTTTTTTAGCCCTGAGGCTGAAGTTTGGCTTGCTGTTTGGCCTCGGCATTGGGGTCATGACCCTGATTCCCTTTGGCGATGTCCTCAGTTTTGTTTTAGTGGGGCTCCTAATTGCATCCCATGATTTTTGGTTAGGCATCAAGACACTTGGGGTCGCTGTAGTGATTGATCAAATCATTGACCAAGCGATCGCGCCCAGACTGTTGGGCAGCTTTACAGGTCTAAGCCCGATCTGGGTCATTGCCGTTTTGGTCATTGGCACGAAAATTGGGGGATTGTTGGGACTCCTGATTGCCGTCCCTATCGCCAGTTCAATCAAAAGTTTGTTGGATCTTAGCCTAAAGTCCGCTCCTGAAGACAACGGTCACGAATTTGAGCCTTCCCAGCTCAATCCCATGCAACTTGCGCCCTCCGAATCTGATCCTTGTCCGTAGAAGTAAAGCGTTTAGTAGGGGAGCTTAAGGCAGTTGCCAGGGTGCTTGAAGGAAAGCTTCGGCCTACGGCTCAACTCAGCACCTATTAGATCTGCTTAGATCTGCAAAACATCTGCGAAATATTCATGTTCATATTTCTATCGAAGCTGCTGCCTTTATTTTTGTATCCGTTAGGACTGACTTGTCTGCTCTTGGTGGTGGCCTTGTTGACATTTTGGAAGCGCCCCCGGATTGCCGCTGGTGCGATCGCCCTTGCCCTCACCATTTTGCTATTGGGAGGGAATGGTTGGGTCGCCAACCAATTGGTGCGATCGCTAGAGTGGCAAAATTTACCCGCAGCAGAGCTACCAACCGCAGATGCGATCGTCGTCTTGGGTGGTGCTACCAAATCTAGCGCCAAGCCTCGACCTGGAGTGGATTTGAGCGAAGCAGGCGATCGCGTCGTTTATGGGGCACAACTGTATCGAGAAGGCAAAGCCCCACTCCTGATTCTCAGTGGCGGGCGGATTAACTGGCGAGGTGGGGGATCTCCAGAATCAGCTGATATGGCGGCTCTGATGCAAAGTTGGGGCGTACCCCAGTCGGCAATTCTGCAAGACCCGCGATCGCTGAACACCTACGAGAATGCCGTTAATGTGAAGCAAATCCTAAAATCCCACCAGCTTAAACGGATTTTGCTCGTCACCTCAGCCATGCATATGCCGCGATCGCGACTGATTTTCCAGCGTCAGGGGATTGAGGCCATCCCAGCTCCAACCGACTTTTTAATCACAGAGCTAGAAATGCAAGAGTTGCAGAGTAGCCCAGAGTCGTTCTTACTCAATCTGCTGCCTGATGCCGATCGGCTACAACAATCTTCTCGCGTCCTGAAGGAGTATTTAGGATTAGTTATTTATCGCCTACGAGGTTGGTTGTAATACACCTGTATCGGTCAACTACGCTCTCCCATTCGCCCCCACAGTCACAACCACTTCTGAAGTGGGGCTGATATGGGATACGACAGGATGCATCACTTGCAGCCGCAGCGTGTTTCGGAAATCAGGATCGAGGTAGCGCCGTTGAATCGGTTGCCAGCTTTGCCACAGTTGCAATTTTCTTTGTTGAATCTGCTCGTTCAAACTGGGTAGCGCTGTAGCCAAGTCTGACTCTAGTTCGGTGCTGAGGAACTCACTCAACACTGAATAATCTTGAATTTGACCCAGCACTTCCTGAATATTTTTGAAGTCTTCGACTTGAGCTGCATAGGCAGGCTCATAAAAGTCAGTAAAGAATTCTGTTTGATAGCGCACTCGCTTAAGTTGCTTGCGCAGATCATGCAGTTGGGCTGCTTGTTTTACCAGTAAAGCTTGAACGGTTTTGGCATCTAACTTGGATGAGTATTGAGTTTGGCCTAGGGTTGCTCCGACTAGCCAACCGGGATGCAGCAGCAGTTGACTAATGAGAGGCAGTAATAAATCGGGGAGAACCTTAAGGATGGGTTCGTTTGCGATCGCCTGATATTGCGGTTGTTTAACCCAATGAGAAAAGGCTTTTTTGAACTTTTGATAATGTCCGCGATGAAGGGTTTTTTCCAGCTCAGAAAAGTGATGCGATCGCTGCTTTTGCAGTTTTTTAAAGATGGCATCTAACTGTTTTTGTTCTGGTTTTTTAAGTGAGGGATAGTAACGATTTTTTAACTCGTCTTGAAGTACATCTAAGTCTCGAACTGCTCCTAGCTTTTTAGCAATTTTACTAATCCGAGGAATATTAGTTGCCTTGGGTAAATCTAAAGCGGGGCCAAACACTTGCAGGGCAGTCCGGAGACGGCGCATGCCAACTCGCATTTGATGTACATTTTCTGGCTCCGAGTCTTGCAGAACGGCTGCTTCAGGCTTTATAGACTTTTTGAAGTGCTGTTGAATTGCCGCATGAGCATATTCTCCTAAGGTTGCCAGTTTTTCTGATGTCTGAATTTGCATAGCTCTTGATCACAACACTAAAGGTATCAGGATGGCAAATCTTGTCGTAGATTTTGTCAAGCTTTTACTACTATTTTGTTGCTTTCAACTGGCTAGTTGTTCATCCCTTAGACAGTTAAGTTTAGGACTGTCTATATAAATTTGCTTAGGTAAAGAGAGCTAGTCAGGACGATCATTTTTCTTCCAAAGCTTATTGTCTGAAGCATAGCTAGTTAAACTATAAAAGCATGGTACTAGCGGTTAGATAAATTTCCACAGTGAAGCCCGCAAAGTTAAAAAAATTATTTATTAAAAGCAAATTGAAACCCTTAGAAATTAGCAGCTGAAATGACTCAACCTCTGCATTGGCTGGTTCCAGCTCCCCCAAAGGCTGCTGAGATTTTCGCGGTTTACCAAGCCACGCATGAATTCTATCGAGAGGCGCAGTATCGAGAAGCATTGGAGGAGTATTACGAATGGTATGAGCAGACTGCTGCTGCTCATCAGCAGGAAGCTGAGAAAATGCGGAAGGATGTGAATATTTTTGGCTGGTTTAGTCGGCGCGATCGCTAACATTACATTCGCTGGGAGAACCAAGAGCTTGGGGGCACCTACCCCCAAACCCCCGCTGAGGGACGGTTACGTCCCCCAAAATCCCTCCAAAAGGTTCGTTAGACAAGGTGGCAAACAAAAACCCCTGATACTTCTAACTAGGAGAAATCAATCAGAGGTGATCAAGCTGATGAATTTTGCACCTGAGGGTGAGTTGAATAGGAGTGGGCTCCTAGGAACAGAATTAAGCTGTCACTTCTACTTCTATTTCTTGCAGGTGAGCACGGAATTTTTTGTCGAATTTGACCTGAATGGGTAAGTTGGCACTGACAGGTCGC is a window from the Trichocoleus desertorum ATA4-8-CV12 genome containing:
- a CDS encoding YdcF family protein → MFIFLSKLLPLFLYPLGLTCLLLVVALLTFWKRPRIAAGAIALALTILLLGGNGWVANQLVRSLEWQNLPAAELPTADAIVVLGGATKSSAKPRPGVDLSEAGDRVVYGAQLYREGKAPLLILSGGRINWRGGGSPESADMAALMQSWGVPQSAILQDPRSLNTYENAVNVKQILKSHQLKRILLVTSAMHMPRSRLIFQRQGIEAIPAPTDFLITELEMQELQSSPESFLLNLLPDADRLQQSSRVLKEYLGLVIYRLRGWL
- a CDS encoding AI-2E family transporter, encoding MTNSPNKVQRWLALGLPFPLIVLNAWVALRVFDYFEPLVTVFGLAVLLAFVLNYPVRFLHQGGMQRNRAVVLTFLVALIVLIGVGVTLIPILLEQLSEVLRVLPSWIDSGSTKLERLNQWLEARNLPIDFSHLTTQLTDRFPDEVQALAEELLTLALDAVNSVSDVLLTTVLTFYLLLDGDRLWNGLFRRLPSRFGVPIQRSLQQNFQNYFLGQVTLAALVGTAMTLAFLALRLKFGLLFGLGIGVMTLIPFGDVLSFVLVGLLIASHDFWLGIKTLGVAVVIDQIIDQAIAPRLLGSFTGLSPIWVIAVLVIGTKIGGLLGLLIAVPIASSIKSLLDLSLKSAPEDNGHEFEPSQLNPMQLAPSESDPCP
- a CDS encoding CHAD domain-containing protein, with translation MQIQTSEKLATLGEYAHAAIQQHFKKSIKPEAAVLQDSEPENVHQMRVGMRRLRTALQVFGPALDLPKATNIPRISKIAKKLGAVRDLDVLQDELKNRYYPSLKKPEQKQLDAIFKKLQKQRSHHFSELEKTLHRGHYQKFKKAFSHWVKQPQYQAIANEPILKVLPDLLLPLISQLLLHPGWLVGATLGQTQYSSKLDAKTVQALLVKQAAQLHDLRKQLKRVRYQTEFFTDFYEPAYAAQVEDFKNIQEVLGQIQDYSVLSEFLSTELESDLATALPSLNEQIQQRKLQLWQSWQPIQRRYLDPDFRNTLRLQVMHPVVSHISPTSEVVVTVGANGRA
- a CDS encoding 50S ribosomal protein L25/general stress protein Ctc; the protein is MLLNLECQKREPGTKPRALRRAGKVPAVLYGHKGAESISLTLSTKVAETLVEKATLNNTLVQLSIPSLGWNGKTLLREIQTHAWKPSIYHLSFFAIESQSSIHVEVPIHPMGDAPGVKLEQGSLDTVLTSVQIQCPPGSIPDFIEVDISDLHVGDMVHIKDLKLPEGAATLEDPEQVVMIVIGPRTSAAASGEEAEATAGDTSAT
- a CDS encoding AAA family ATPase produces the protein MTDTSLPPFIQQMLEPGFYPHPVVEPIQLIQTHVSYVLLTGDYAYKAKKPVNFGFLDFDTLEKRRHFCEEEIRLNQRGAAELYLEILPLTQDGDRYQLGGSGDPVEYVIKMRQFPQETLFTNLFDRGELTAARLVELAQELANFHAKATSSDYIRSFGEVDQIRVAIDENYDQTLKYVGGPQTQQQLDETRNYTDRLFAEHKALFDRRIRNGWIRECHGDVHLRNICLWQDKILLFDCIEFNEPFRFVDVMFDVAYIVMDLDARDRSDLSNVFLNAYVEQTGDWEGLQVLPFYLSRQSYVRAKVTSFLLDDPTVPEAEKQAAKETAERYYRLAWQYTQPQQGQLILMSGLSGAGKSTTARQLAGEIGGIHIRSDAVRKHLGGIPLHQRGSADLYTPEMTQKTYDRLLKLGTTLASAGFPVILDAKYDRQVLRAEAIAQAQAHQLPLKILYCTAPEDVLRDRLQQRTNDIADATADLLAQQQMESFTADEQAFVMTLDTTQDLTSQLKQTLQ